Sequence from the Pedobacter sp. D749 genome:
GCTGTGGTTGCTTTATCTGTTCTTTTAAAATAATAAATAAAAGCAAGAGCCGGGATGGTTAATAAGTTTAATAAGTGGATGCCAATTGATAAACCCATAATATAGGCAATAAACAATAACCAACGATCGGCACGTGGCTCATCGGCATGCGCTTCCCATTTAAGGATAGCCCAGAATACAATCGCGGTGAATAACGATGATTGTGCATAAACCTCAGATTCTACTGCCGAAAACCAGAAACTATCAGAGAAAGTATAAGCCAAAGCACCAACGGCACCCGCACCCATAATACTGATCAATTTATCGGTTGTTAATTCTTCACCAGCTTTTAATACTGTTTTTTTAGCCAATGCAGTGATGGTCCAAAATAAGAATAAGATAGTTGCTCCGCTTGAAACAGCCGAACCAACGTTCATCCAGTAAGCGATTTTAGTTAAATCTCCAGCTGCGAAAATGGAGAAAAAACGTTGGATCATTAAGAATAATGGTGCGCCAGGCTGGTGAACAACCTGCATTCTGAATGCCGATGCGATAAATTCACCGCAATCCCAAAAACTGGCAGAAGGCTCTAAGGTTAAAACGTAAGTTAGTGTAGCAATTAAAAAGCAGATCCAGCCTACTATATTATTAACTTTTGAATAATTCATTGGTTTATTTAATGATATTAAAAATTGTTTTCACATAAAAATGCTGCCGAAATTAACTATTCTAGTCGATAAAACAGGTAAATTTTTGGATTGATTTAACAATTTTTAACGGCTTAAGGCCTTTAACATAAAGGATTTTAATTTATTGGAGAAGCAAAAACCCATAAGCGGAAAGGTGAAATCTGCCTATGGGTTTAAATTTAGAATGTTTTTTGACTAACCCGTTGCGAACGGCGTAAACCTGGTGATTAGATCGTTATATTGTTTTTCGAGATTTTTACTCAACGCACCTTGCTTAAAAGCCTCAGTTAATTTTACCATTTGCCCCAAATAACCAAGGTAGAAACGAACATCCTGCTCTGATGACAACTGACTTTTGCTTTCCGAAACATCAGCCAGGTGGATGAGTTCCTTACCTACATAGTCAGCAGTTTTTTTGATCATTGCATTGGCTCGGTTCAAATCATTTAACCGATACAGGTTTTCAGTAAAATAATAGGTGCTCATTACCTGGCGCATACTGTAAAATTTAGCCGGAATTACCTCAAAATATTTATTTGCCACGTTTTTGCTCTCTGCAATTTTACCTTCGTTTATCAAGCCAGTTAATAAGCCATTAAACATATTCGACAACATGGTTACATCATCAGCAGATTGCCTGTCTAAATAGTTGGCATTTTTAATGTTGCCGAAACCATATACATTCATCAGATTCTTGTACAAAGGTTTAATGTTGATGCGCTCATAATCTTCTGTAATGGCTGTATCTGGTTTTAATGGAAGCAGCCTTTTGTTCAATCCTTCCGAATAAAGGTATTTGTTCAATCCTACGTATTGCTCATCTGGCATGCCTCCGGTAAAATAAATCGGTCGTTTCCAATTGTTATGCATTAAAATGTCAAATAAAGCCAGCGTACCTTTGGTTACGTAATTTTGGTTAAATGTCCATTCCATACTGCTCGCAATTTTGCCTGCATCCTCTTTGGGTACGGTTCCGGTATCCAAAACCTGCTGCGGATTCACCGCCAGTTTAAGGTTTTTGGCTGGCAGCACATTGTATTTAGAACCATCTGTCATGGTTACTTTATCTTCGTCGTGATCAGATAAAAGCACATCTAAAATTTCCTGTAACTCAATATGCTGTGCAATCTTATAATCCTGATAGTACATAATATCCCTCGTGCCTTCAACGTATTGTTCATGCTTTAGCGTAATAGGCAAGGGGGCTGATTCATTTTGCTTTTTTCGCATCCCATCGATGTACCAATCGGCTGTAAATAAACTTAAATTCACCACGCGCACATCCGGACGGATATTTTCTACTTCCTGTGCATACCAAACCGGATAAGTATCGTTATCACCATAAGTAAATAAGATGGCATTGGGTGCGCACGATTTTAGATAATTGACAGACATATCCCTCGCTACGTGGCTATCAGAACGGTCATGATCGTCCCAGCCCTGGTTGGCCATTAGAATTGGGGCTCCAAACAAGGCAATGACTGATGCGAAAATACTTGCGCGTGTTGGCGTTAGTTTTTGGAAAATAAAATCCTTTAATCCAAATACTCCTAAGCCAATCCAGATTGCAAAAGCATAAAACGAACCCACATAGGCATAATCCCTTTCACGCGGCTCAATCGGAACTGAGTTTAGGTAAACTACAATAGCAATACCAGTAAAAATAAATAGCAAGCCGATGATACCTGCGTCTTTTTGGTTTCGTTTAAAGTGCCAAACGGCACCAATTAAACCAATAATTAATGGCAAGAAGAAAAATCTATTGTATGCTTTATTTTCTACAATTGATGGTGGGAGGTTTTTTTGACTGCCAAGCCTGATGGCATCCAATGGTTTTACTCCACTAAGCCAATTGCCATCTTTTCCGCCAAACTGTCCATCTTCGTTATCCTGCCGGCCTACAAAATTCCACATAAAATAACGCATATACATCTGTCCGGTCTGGAAAGAGAATAGATATTTTAAATTATCGATAAGTGTAGGTTTATGTTCATCATCAAAACCCATATAGCTTTTGTAAAATCTTACATGTTCGGGTTTATCGCTGTACATGCGTGGCAGTAAAGTTTTATCAGCAAAAACATATGCCGATTTTGTACCGGCCGGTTCGTATTTTTTGTCGCCTTTACGGATAATTTTGCCCGTTTCTTCAATGCCAGTTTTTTCTGAATTGTAATTCTCCCCATAAAGTAAAGGCCTGTCGCCATATTGGTCGCGACCCAGGTACCTCGAAAGTGAGAATACATTATCCACATTATAATTGTTCAGATTAGGTTTGGCCTGTGCCCTGATAACCAATAACGCAAAAGAACTGTATCCAAATAAAAGTAGTACAGTGAATAACAGGACCAGATTTAAAGCCCTTTTGTTTTTAAGGATGGAATAACGGATGCCATACACCAGGCCTCCGATCAATAAAACAGCAAAAAACAATATACCCGAACCAAAGCCAAGGTTCATGGTATTTACAAAAAAGTAATCGAAGCTTGCTGCAAGCGATACCACGTATTGGATTAAGCCAAATTGTACTACAGCCAAAGTCGAAATGGAAACAAAAAATATTTTTATAACACTTTGCCAGCTTGGCGATGGATTCTTTTTAAAGTAATAAACAAATATTAATGCAGGAATGGTAAGCAGGTTTAAAATATGCACACCGATAGAAAGCCCCATAATATAGGCTACAAAAAGTAACCATCGGTCTGCTTTTGGTTCATCAGCCTGCGATTCCCATTTTAAGATACCCCAAAATACAATGGCACTGCAAAGCGACGACATGGCGTAAACCTCAGCCTCTACAGCCGAAAACCAGAAACTGTCAGAAAATGCATAAGCCAAAGCCCCAACCAAACCGGCACCCATAATGCCGGTGATTTGCTGTTTGCTAATTTCTTCACCTTTTTTAATTACTGTTTTCTTTGCTAAAGCTGTAATAGTCCAGAATAAAAACAAAATGGTTCCTGCGCTTGCAAGGGCCGAAGCAATATTGATAAAGTAGGCTACTTTAGTTTTATCGCCAAAAGCGAATACCGAAAATAACCTTTGAATCATGGAAACTATTGGAGCGCCAGGCTGATGCACTACCTCCATTCGGAAGGCTGAGGAGATGAATTCGCCACAGTCCCAGAAACTTACGGATTGATCTAAAGTTAAGATGTACGTGAGTGCGGCAATGCTAAAGCAGAGCCAGCCTCCAATGGTGTTGATCCTTGAGTAATTCATAGTTTAATTTTAGTCTTTGATAATAAATGATTTAAGTGGTTCGCAGTAAAAAAAGTCGTAGAAAAAAATAAAATGTTGCACGCTATATGATGATTTTTTTATCTTTGCATCGCAAACAAAGAACAGCAGGAAAGAAATTAAAAATATTTTAAAATCACTCTTGCATATTTAAAATAAGGTTCCTACATTTGCATTCCCTTTCGAGGAGAATATCCTTGAGAAGTTTTTGTCCGATAGTATAAGGGTAGTACAACGGTTTTTGGTACCGTTTGTCTTGGTTCGAATCCAGGTCGGACAACGAAAATTTAATAACGGATCATGTTTTAAATAGACATGATCCGATTTTTTTTAACCGTAACTACACGAACCCATGCCATTGCAGTTTAACCCGGTAAAGCTTTTTTCCGGAACAGGTTCTAAAGGATTATCACTTAAGATTGCCGAGCACTACGGCAAGCCACTTGGTAGCGTAACCATTCACAAATTCAGTGATGGAGAGTTTCAACCTTCCTTTGATGAGTCAATCCGTGGTAGTGATGTTTTTCTAATCCAGTCTACTTATCAGCCAAGCGATAATTTAATGGAGCTTTTGCTAATGGTTGATGCTGCTAAAAGAGCATCTGCACATTATATTACGGCAGTTGTTCCTTATTATGGTTTAGCACGTCAGGATAGAAAAGATAAACCGCGTGTAGCAATCGGTGCCAAATTGGTGGCTAACTTATTGAAATCAGCAGGTATTCACCGCATCATGACGATGGATCTACATGCTGCACAGATACAGGGCTTCTTTGATATTCCGGTTGATCACTTGGATGGATCGGTAATCTTTGTGCCTTATATCAAAAGCCTGGGCTTAAAAAACTTAACTATCGCATCGCCAGATATGGGCGGTTCGTATAGGGCACGTACTTTTGCGAAATTTTTTAATGCTGAAGTAATTATTTGTGATAAACGCCGTAAACGTGCCAACGAAATCGAATCGATGTCGATTATCGGTGATGTGACCGGACAGGATGTGGTATTAATCGATGATATTTGCGATACAGCCGGAACCTTATCAAAAGCTGCGGCTTTGATTATGGAAAACGGTGCAGCAAGTGTAAGGGCAGTTTGTACACATGCTGTATTATCAGGAAAAGCGATAGAAACGGTAGAAAATTCGGTATTAACCGAACTGATCGTTACGGATACAATTCCATTAAAACAGGAAAGTCCGAAAATCAGGGTATTAAGCACAGCCAGTTTATTTGCAAGGGCAATTGCCAATGTAAATGAACACGGGTCGATTAGTGATCTGTTTAGGGTTTAGTGTAAAGGGTTTAGTGATAAGCGGTTAAAACGCCAGCCGCCAAACACGAAGCGATAAAAAGAGTTTAAATAAAGTTGAAGGTAGAGGGTTGAAGGCTTAAGGTCTTGATACTCGATACTTAATACTGACTACTAATAAATAAATATAAATAAAAATGAAAACAATCGCAATTAGCGGTTCTCCAAGAGAGAACGTAGGGAAACGCGATGCCAAGGAACTTCGTTACGAAGGTAAAGTTCCGGCGGTATTGTATGGTGGAAAAGAGCAACAACACTTTGCTGTAGTTATTGCTGACTTAAGAGATGTTATTTATACCCCGGATGTAAACTTTGTGGAGATTGATGTTAACGGTACTAAAACTAAAGCTATCGTAAAAGACACTCAATTTCACCCACTTACCGACGTATTAATGCACATCGATTTTCTTCAGTTATTTGACGAGAAAGAAATCGTTATGGAGATCCCGGTTAAATTAACAGGAACTTCTCCAGGTGTTAAAATGGGGGGTAAATTAATCCAGAAATTACGTAAACTACGTGTTAAAGCATTACCAGCTAACATGCCACAAAACGTAGAAGTAAGCTTAGAGAAATTAGAAGTTGGTAGTTTATCTCGTGTTCGTGACCTTAAAGGTGATAAATACGTAATCACTAACACTCCTGAAGATACTATCGTTTCTGTTGCAATGTCTAGAGCATTAAAA
This genomic interval carries:
- a CDS encoding DUF2723 domain-containing protein; the encoded protein is MNYSRINTIGGWLCFSIAALTYILTLDQSVSFWDCGEFISSAFRMEVVHQPGAPIVSMIQRLFSVFAFGDKTKVAYFINIASALASAGTILFLFWTITALAKKTVIKKGEEISKQQITGIMGAGLVGALAYAFSDSFWFSAVEAEVYAMSSLCSAIVFWGILKWESQADEPKADRWLLFVAYIMGLSIGVHILNLLTIPALIFVYYFKKNPSPSWQSVIKIFFVSISTLAVVQFGLIQYVVSLAASFDYFFVNTMNLGFGSGILFFAVLLIGGLVYGIRYSILKNKRALNLVLLFTVLLLFGYSSFALLVIRAQAKPNLNNYNVDNVFSLSRYLGRDQYGDRPLLYGENYNSEKTGIEETGKIIRKGDKKYEPAGTKSAYVFADKTLLPRMYSDKPEHVRFYKSYMGFDDEHKPTLIDNLKYLFSFQTGQMYMRYFMWNFVGRQDNEDGQFGGKDGNWLSGVKPLDAIRLGSQKNLPPSIVENKAYNRFFFLPLIIGLIGAVWHFKRNQKDAGIIGLLFIFTGIAIVVYLNSVPIEPRERDYAYVGSFYAFAIWIGLGVFGLKDFIFQKLTPTRASIFASVIALFGAPILMANQGWDDHDRSDSHVARDMSVNYLKSCAPNAILFTYGDNDTYPVWYAQEVENIRPDVRVVNLSLFTADWYIDGMRKKQNESAPLPITLKHEQYVEGTRDIMYYQDYKIAQHIELQEILDVLLSDHDEDKVTMTDGSKYNVLPAKNLKLAVNPQQVLDTGTVPKEDAGKIASSMEWTFNQNYVTKGTLALFDILMHNNWKRPIYFTGGMPDEQYVGLNKYLYSEGLNKRLLPLKPDTAITEDYERINIKPLYKNLMNVYGFGNIKNANYLDRQSADDVTMLSNMFNGLLTGLINEGKIAESKNVANKYFEVIPAKFYSMRQVMSTYYFTENLYRLNDLNRANAMIKKTADYVGKELIHLADVSESKSQLSSEQDVRFYLGYLGQMVKLTEAFKQGALSKNLEKQYNDLITRFTPFATG
- a CDS encoding ribose-phosphate pyrophosphokinase: MPLQFNPVKLFSGTGSKGLSLKIAEHYGKPLGSVTIHKFSDGEFQPSFDESIRGSDVFLIQSTYQPSDNLMELLLMVDAAKRASAHYITAVVPYYGLARQDRKDKPRVAIGAKLVANLLKSAGIHRIMTMDLHAAQIQGFFDIPVDHLDGSVIFVPYIKSLGLKNLTIASPDMGGSYRARTFAKFFNAEVIICDKRRKRANEIESMSIIGDVTGQDVVLIDDICDTAGTLSKAAALIMENGAASVRAVCTHAVLSGKAIETVENSVLTELIVTDTIPLKQESPKIRVLSTASLFARAIANVNEHGSISDLFRV
- a CDS encoding 50S ribosomal protein L25/general stress protein Ctc translates to MKTIAISGSPRENVGKRDAKELRYEGKVPAVLYGGKEQQHFAVVIADLRDVIYTPDVNFVEIDVNGTKTKAIVKDTQFHPLTDVLMHIDFLQLFDEKEIVMEIPVKLTGTSPGVKMGGKLIQKLRKLRVKALPANMPQNVEVSLEKLEVGSLSRVRDLKGDKYVITNTPEDTIVSVAMSRALKQAETEAAKGKK